The genomic DNA ATGAAGAATTTTTACATTTTCAGTTAAAGATGCAAGCGTTACGAAAGTTTGAAAGGGAGAATTCTAAGGGACTTGCTCAAAACTATGACTTAGTTAAGGTTAAGGAATTCATTGATCATCTACCATTCCCGCTTACTAATGCGCAGAAGCGAGTGGTAAACGAGGTATTGAAGGATCTGAAATCTCCATACCGGATGAATCGTTTGCTGCAAGGAGATGTAGGTTCTGGAAAAACAGTTGTTGCTGCTATTGCTCTCTTTTCTAGTTATACAGCCGGATATCAAGGAGCTTTAATGGTACCAACAGAAATTTTAGCAGAACAACATGCGGAATCGTTAAAGGGACTACTTGAGCCTGTTGGATTATCAGTCGAGCTGTTAACAAGTTCGGTAAAGGGAAAAAGGCGTCGTGAAGTGTTAGAACGATTAAAAAACGGTGAAATTCATATATTAATTGGGACACACGCATTAATTCAAGATGAAGTTGTATTTTCCAAACTTGGCCTTGTTATTACTGATGAACAGCATCGATTCGGTGTGGAGCAAAGAAGGGTTTTACGTGAAAAAGGAGAGAACCCGGATGTGCTCTTTATGACAGCGACTCCCATTCCTCGTACACTCGCGATTACAGTTTTCGGGGAAATGGATGTGTCAATCATTGATGAAATGCCTGCTGGCCGTAAAGCGATTGAAACGTATTGGGCAAAGGCAGATATGCTTGATCGTGTTCTTTCCTTTATGGAAAAAGAGCTTGCAAAAGGACGACAGGCATATGTGATTTGTCCACTCATTGAGGAGTCGGACAAGCTTGATGTACAAAATGCAATTGATGTTCATGTAGCCTTACAAACATATTTTCACAATCGGTATCAAGTTGGTTTGATGCATGGAAGACTTAGCTCTGATGAGAAAGATGAAGTGATGAAGGCATTTAGTTCAAATGAAAATCAAGTACTTGTTTCTACTACGGTTGTAGAAGTGGGAGTAAATGTTCCAAATGCGACGATGATGGTCATCTATGATGCAGAAAGATTTGGTTTGGCACAGCTTCATCAGCTACGGGGACGAGTGGGAAGAGGAAGCGAACAATCCTATTGTGTACTTCTGGCCGATCCAAAAACAGAGGTTGGGAAAGAGCGAATGAAAATAATGACCGAAACAAATGATGGCTTCGTAGTCAGTGAGAAAGATCTTGAGCTTCGAGGACCTGGAGATTTCTTTGGTCGAAAGCAAAGTGGCCTTCCTGAGTTTAAGGTAGCTGATATGGTTCATGATTACCGGGCGTTAGAAACCGCTCGAAACGACGCAATGGTCCTAATAGAATCTGAAGAATTTTGGAACGGTGATGAATATGCGAAGTTGCGTTCAAAGCTTGCAGATTCTGGTGTCTTAGAAAATGAAAAACTAGATTGATAAAAAAGCGGAAGTACCTTGATCAAAAAGTAGATTGCCCAAAAAAGTTTGTTGCAATCTGCTTTTTAGTTTTATATACTACTATTAGTACCTAGTCTTAATACTTCGGACGGTGGTTTACATATGAAAAAAAGTAAAAAAGAACGTCAACGACTTTTAATAGAAACAATAAAAGAAAACCCGTTTATTACCGATGAGGAGCTTGCTTACCAATTTACGGTTAGCGTACAAACCATCCGGTTAGACCGGTTAGAGTTATCGATTCCTGAGCTACGGGAAAGAATAAAGAATGTCGCTGAAAAGCGGTTCGACGATGAAGTACGTTCTTTACCAATCGATGAAGTGATTGGTGAAATTATTGATATTGAGCTTGACCAAACGGCTATTTCTATTTTTGATGTCAAGCATGAACATGTGTTTAAGAGAAACCAAATCGCAAGGGGTCACCACGTTTTTGCTCAGGCTAATTCATTAGCGGTTGCAGTGATCAATGATGAATTGGCTTTAACGGCAAAGGCAAATATTCAATTTACCAGATCAGTTAAGGAAAATGAACGAGTTATTGCAAAAGCAAAAGTGTTACGAATTGATGAAGAAAAAGGTAGAACTCTTGTGGAAGTAAAAAGTTTTGTGAATAATGAACTAGTATTTACTGGTGAATTTGAAATGTACCGGTATAAAAAATGATATAAGGAATGAATAACAATGAAATTGGCCCTTGATGCAATGGGAGGCGACCATGCTCCAAAAGAGATCGTTCTAGGAGCGATGAAGGCCGTTCAAGCTTTTGATGATTTACATATATGTTTAGTTGGTGATGAAGCGAAAATTAAGGAGCATCTCACAACTCACGAAAGAATATCGATTTTACATACGGAAGAGGTCATTTTAGGCACGGATGAGCCTGTCAAAGCGGTAAGACGAAAGAAAGATTCATCCATGGTTCTAGCTGCAAAGTTGGTTGCTGACGGAGAGGCTGATGGATGTATTTCTGCAGGTAATACAGGGGCATTAATGGCGACTGGTTTGTTCGTAGTAGGTCGTATTGAAGGGATTGAAAGACCAGCCTTAGCACCAACCCTACCGACGATTGGTGGGGAAGGGTTTCTTTTGCTTGATGTTGGTGCAAATGTTGACTCAAAGCCTGAACACTTATTGCAAAATGCCATCATGGGTTCCATCTATGCTGAAAACGTAAGAGGGGTAAAGAATCCAAGAGTGGGGCTTTTGAATATTGGAACAGAAGAGAAAAAAGGAAATGAGCTATCCAAGCTTGCTTTTGATCTTCTAAAAGAAGCGCCTGTTAACTTTATTGGAAACGTGGAAGCAAGGGATTTGCTTGATGGGGTGGCAGATGTTGTGGTCACCGATGGATTCACTGGCAATATGGTATTAAAGACGATTGAAGGAACGGCTTTATCTGTATTTAAAATGCTAAAGACAACGCTGTATAGCTCTTTGAAGACGAAGCTAGCAGCGGCTGTTTTAAAGCCAGACCTTATGCAATTAAAAGCAAAGATGGATTATTCAGAGTATGGTGGTGCGGGATTGTTCGGACTAAAGGCACCCGTTATTAAAGCTCATGGATCATCTGATGCAAACTCCGTTTACAATGCAATTAGACAAACGAGGGACATGGTCGAAAAGAAGGTTGCGCCTACGATTAAAGACGCGATATTAAAATACACAGAAGCAAGAGAGGAGTAACTATGGGTAAATTAGCGATTATCTTTCCTGGACAAGGATCACAAACAGTTGGAATGGGAAAAGCCTTTGCAGAGACAAATGTGGAAGTTCAATCTGTTTTTGAACAAGCGGACAAAAAATTAGGATTTTCTCTATCCAATCTTATTTTTGAAGGCCCACAAGAGGAGCTAACGAAAACTACGAACACTCAACCTGCGCTCTTAACTACATCGATTGCGCTGTTTGAGCAATTCAAGAAAGCTGAGATAAAAGCAGACTATATGGCTGGTCACAGCTTAGGTGAATACACAGCTTTGGTAGCTGCTGGAGCGATTGGTTTTGAGGATGGAGTGTATGCGGTTCGTAGACGTGGTGAGTTTATGGAAGAAGCTGTTCCTAATCGAGAAGGAGCGATGGCTGCAGTATTAGGCCTAGAACGCGATACTTTGGCAGAAGCGGTAGAAAAAGCAGCGGCTGAAGGAGACGTAGTAGGCCTTGCGAATATGAATTGTCCTGGCCAAATTGTCATTTCAGGCTCAAGAAAAGGAGTGGAACTTGCTTCCCAGCTTGCAAAGGAAGCAGGAGCAAAACGAGTTCTTCCACTTGAAGTTAGTGGACCATTTCATTCACAGTTAATGAAGCCAGCATCTGGTCGTTTGGGAGAAGTGTTGGATGAAATTTCAATTAGTGAAGCGGCTGTTCCTGTTATCGCCAATGTGAACGCACAAGAAATGACAGGTGCTGAGGAAATTAAGGAGCGGTTGCTTGAGCAGCTATACTCTCCTGTATTATGGGAAGATAGCGTGAAACATATGATTGAACTTGGTGTAGATACTTTTGTTGAAATCGGTCCTGGAAAAGTATTATCTGGTTTAGTAAAGAAAGTGGATCGTTCCGTTCAAACTTATTCCATTTCAGACGAAGAAACACTACTAGCAACAATTCATGCATTAAAGGAGAGAACCGTATGAAACTTTTAGGGAAAGTGGCACTTGTTACAGGTGCTTCACGTGGAATAGGAAGAGACATTGCTATTGAACTAGCAAAAGCGGGAGCCAATGTAGCGGTTAACTACGCTGGAAGTGAAGCTCGTGCAAATGAAGTGGTTCAAGAAATTCAAAGTCTTGGAAGAGAAGCATTTGCCGTTCAATGCGATGTTGCTAATGGAGATTCCGTGGCAGAGATGGTTAAGCAAACGATAGAACGTTGGGGAAGCCTAGATATCCTTGTCAATAATGCAGGTATCACAAGAGATAACTTGATTATGCGTATGAAGGAAGACGAATGGGACGATGTTATTAATACCAACCTTAAAGGTGTGTTCCTTTGTACAAAGGCCGTTACTCGCCAAATGATGAAGCAGAAGAGTGGAAGAATTATTAATATTTCTTCCGTTGTAGGTGAAAGCGGGAACGCTGGTCAAGCCAATTATGTGGCAGCAAAGGCTGGAGTAATTGGTTTAACGAAGACGACAGCTAAGGAACTTGCTCCTCGTGGGATCACGGTTAATGCAGTTGCACCTGGTTTTATTACGACTGATATGACAGATAAGTTAACTGATGAGATTAAAGAGGGAATGTTAAAGATGATTCCACTAGCTAAATTTGGCGAACCGAAAGATATTGCCAATGCAGTTACGTTTTTAGCATCTGATGACAGCCGCTACATTACAGGACAAACCATCCATGTAAACGGCGGAATGGTCATGTAATCAAAATTCAACATTTATTAATTGTCGGAAATACACTATAATGTCCCTTGAGGGGAGGTGAAACGCATGGCAGATGTATTAGAGCGCGTAACGAAGATTATCGTTGACAGACTTGGAGTAGAAGAAAATCAAGTGACTCTTGAAGCTTCTTTCAAGGATGATCTTGGTGCTGATTCCCTTGACGTAGTAGAACTAGTTATGGAATTAGAAGACGAGTTTGATATGGAAATCTCTGACGATGATGCTGAAAAGATTTCTACAGTGGGTGACGCTGTGAATTACATAAAAAGTACTCAATAATCGTTAGAATTTATGAAAAAGCTCCGCAGCTATGCGGGGCTTTCTTCATGATGATTAGAAAGTATAAAAATTTGATTAAAAACCTTCAATCTTCCTTTGCGTTTTTAAGAACTTTTACGTAAACTTGATATGGTATGTAAACTATTAGCAAGGTGGAGGCAAAATGAGCAAGTACGGAAAAGAAAGAGAGAAACGTAGCTTTCGCTCTTATGATAAATTATTTAAAGAATTTCAAGCAGAACAAGGAATTTCCTTTACAGATGAGAAGCTATTAAAACAAGCATTTACCCATTCATCATATGTGAATGAGCATCGTAGAAAGCCCTATGAAGATAATGAGAGGCTTGAATTTTTAGGAGACGCTGTATTAGAATTAACCGTTTCACAATTCCTTTACAAGAAATACCCGATGATGAGCGAAGGAGAGTTGACGAAGCTTCGTGCAGCCGTTGTTTGTGAGCCCTCTTTAGTAAGGTTTGCAAACGAACTTTCTTTTGGGAAGCTAGTCCTTCTTGGAAAAGGGGAAGAAATGACAGGAGGCCGTGAGCGTCCAGCCCTGTTAGCGGATGTGTTTGAAGCATTTATTGGAGCTCTCTTTTTAGATAAAGGAATTGAAACAGTGATTGGATTTTTAGAAAGAGTAGTATTTCCTAAAATTAACGAAGGTGCTTTTTCTCATGTGATGGATTTTAAAAGTCAGCTGCAAGAGCTTGTACAAAGAGATGGAATTGGTACAATCGAATACAAAATTTTACTAGAGCGAGGACCTGCCCATAATAGGGAGTTTGTCTCAAAGGTTTGTTTGAACAACGAAGAGCTTGGACAAGGTACAGGGAGATCAAAGAAAGAAGCGGAGCAGCATGCTGCACAAATGGCTTTAGAAAAGATCAAATCGCACCTTAATGGAGCAAAAGAACAGCTAGAAGAAAAACAACAGGAGTAGAGATAAAGGGGGAAAAGCTGTGTATCTCAAACGTTTGGATGTAGTCGGATTCAAG from Robertmurraya sp. FSL R5-0851 includes the following:
- the recG gene encoding ATP-dependent DNA helicase RecG, which translates into the protein MENNNSNLKQSVTAVKGIGAETAQILAEMRIVTIEDLLEYFPYRYEDYRLRDLTEVKHDERITVEGKVHSEPSLMYYGKKRSRLTIRLLVERYLIQVVFFNQAYLKNKFQVNEMVTVTGKWDQHRQMITASQAKMGSNESEKKFVPVYSVKGDVTVKGLRRFINLAFSQYGKDITETLPEKMISKYKLGNRKESLLSMHNPLNEEDVKKARRRFVYEEFLHFQLKMQALRKFERENSKGLAQNYDLVKVKEFIDHLPFPLTNAQKRVVNEVLKDLKSPYRMNRLLQGDVGSGKTVVAAIALFSSYTAGYQGALMVPTEILAEQHAESLKGLLEPVGLSVELLTSSVKGKRRREVLERLKNGEIHILIGTHALIQDEVVFSKLGLVITDEQHRFGVEQRRVLREKGENPDVLFMTATPIPRTLAITVFGEMDVSIIDEMPAGRKAIETYWAKADMLDRVLSFMEKELAKGRQAYVICPLIEESDKLDVQNAIDVHVALQTYFHNRYQVGLMHGRLSSDEKDEVMKAFSSNENQVLVSTTVVEVGVNVPNATMMVIYDAERFGLAQLHQLRGRVGRGSEQSYCVLLADPKTEVGKERMKIMTETNDGFVVSEKDLELRGPGDFFGRKQSGLPEFKVADMVHDYRALETARNDAMVLIESEEFWNGDEYAKLRSKLADSGVLENEKLD
- the fapR gene encoding transcription factor FapR, whose translation is MKKSKKERQRLLIETIKENPFITDEELAYQFTVSVQTIRLDRLELSIPELRERIKNVAEKRFDDEVRSLPIDEVIGEIIDIELDQTAISIFDVKHEHVFKRNQIARGHHVFAQANSLAVAVINDELALTAKANIQFTRSVKENERVIAKAKVLRIDEEKGRTLVEVKSFVNNELVFTGEFEMYRYKK
- the plsX gene encoding phosphate acyltransferase PlsX, which encodes MKLALDAMGGDHAPKEIVLGAMKAVQAFDDLHICLVGDEAKIKEHLTTHERISILHTEEVILGTDEPVKAVRRKKDSSMVLAAKLVADGEADGCISAGNTGALMATGLFVVGRIEGIERPALAPTLPTIGGEGFLLLDVGANVDSKPEHLLQNAIMGSIYAENVRGVKNPRVGLLNIGTEEKKGNELSKLAFDLLKEAPVNFIGNVEARDLLDGVADVVVTDGFTGNMVLKTIEGTALSVFKMLKTTLYSSLKTKLAAAVLKPDLMQLKAKMDYSEYGGAGLFGLKAPVIKAHGSSDANSVYNAIRQTRDMVEKKVAPTIKDAILKYTEAREE
- the fabD gene encoding ACP S-malonyltransferase, producing MGKLAIIFPGQGSQTVGMGKAFAETNVEVQSVFEQADKKLGFSLSNLIFEGPQEELTKTTNTQPALLTTSIALFEQFKKAEIKADYMAGHSLGEYTALVAAGAIGFEDGVYAVRRRGEFMEEAVPNREGAMAAVLGLERDTLAEAVEKAAAEGDVVGLANMNCPGQIVISGSRKGVELASQLAKEAGAKRVLPLEVSGPFHSQLMKPASGRLGEVLDEISISEAAVPVIANVNAQEMTGAEEIKERLLEQLYSPVLWEDSVKHMIELGVDTFVEIGPGKVLSGLVKKVDRSVQTYSISDEETLLATIHALKERTV
- the fabG gene encoding 3-oxoacyl-[acyl-carrier-protein] reductase, which produces MKLLGKVALVTGASRGIGRDIAIELAKAGANVAVNYAGSEARANEVVQEIQSLGREAFAVQCDVANGDSVAEMVKQTIERWGSLDILVNNAGITRDNLIMRMKEDEWDDVINTNLKGVFLCTKAVTRQMMKQKSGRIINISSVVGESGNAGQANYVAAKAGVIGLTKTTAKELAPRGITVNAVAPGFITTDMTDKLTDEIKEGMLKMIPLAKFGEPKDIANAVTFLASDDSRYITGQTIHVNGGMVM
- a CDS encoding acyl carrier protein, which codes for MADVLERVTKIIVDRLGVEENQVTLEASFKDDLGADSLDVVELVMELEDEFDMEISDDDAEKISTVGDAVNYIKSTQ
- the rnc gene encoding ribonuclease III — translated: MSKYGKEREKRSFRSYDKLFKEFQAEQGISFTDEKLLKQAFTHSSYVNEHRRKPYEDNERLEFLGDAVLELTVSQFLYKKYPMMSEGELTKLRAAVVCEPSLVRFANELSFGKLVLLGKGEEMTGGRERPALLADVFEAFIGALFLDKGIETVIGFLERVVFPKINEGAFSHVMDFKSQLQELVQRDGIGTIEYKILLERGPAHNREFVSKVCLNNEELGQGTGRSKKEAEQHAAQMALEKIKSHLNGAKEQLEEKQQE